One segment of Planctomycetota bacterium DNA contains the following:
- a CDS encoding beta-galactosidase, with translation ELGLWTSSVTDEYVPYIVPQEHGLKTDVRWGELSTPSTPRQSLRVVPYAPMSFSASHFTPEDLTKAFHTYDLSPRDKVVVCLDAFHRGLGTASCGPDTLDAYRSRARRYRLTCTMLPTA, from the coding sequence GGAGCTCGGCCTGTGGACGTCGAGCGTGACCGACGAGTACGTGCCGTACATCGTGCCGCAGGAGCACGGCCTCAAGACCGATGTCCGCTGGGGCGAGTTGTCGACGCCGAGCACGCCGCGGCAGTCACTGCGCGTCGTGCCTTACGCGCCGATGAGCTTCTCGGCAAGCCACTTCACGCCCGAAGACCTGACTAAGGCGTTCCACACGTACGACCTGTCACCGCGCGACAAAGTCGTCGTTTGCCTCGACGCCTTCCACCGCGGCCTGGGCACGGCCAGCTGTGGGCCGGACACGCTTGATGCGTACCGATCGCGTGCGCGTCGCTATCGGCTCACGTGCACGATGCTTCCGACGGCCTGA
- a CDS encoding ATP-binding protein has protein sequence MDLPSTNFAHAASAKADSLESLRSKGIDPFWLAPDELFGSLVETVEKQTSSSAVVVPPFDDREEVTVVSMATLSREMTRPFVRDLYWRRPVSEALVELAIPTLVLTADQTITAAAEAAISRDERSRYDPIVVLGNRDEDDYFLLDVHVLLRGQSDLLRVVRNELIETSRIAGQAEVASGVIHNVGNVLNSMNVAASTALDTLATGSNDRDGPDISTDLRRLVELLQQVEADDAWADFVAPDGRGRHVGAYLEACLEKLDSERNSVVQELTQIDSGIAHIRQIVQSQQSFVDRQDGARGLMDQVEASDLITRTLALHTRGGEDAGGIETDIESDLPSFHTDGGRVIQILGNFVSNATWAVSEVEPQKRSIRIGASRSNLNEVTLFVQDNGRGFPQREAGTLFRHGFTTRSSGHGFGLHSCALTADELGGSIRAMSGGIGAGARFELRLPIDPNQSTTKTYRVAA, from the coding sequence ATGGATCTGCCCTCCACCAACTTCGCACACGCCGCCTCTGCCAAAGCCGATTCGCTCGAATCGCTCCGCTCGAAAGGCATCGATCCCTTTTGGCTGGCACCCGACGAGTTGTTCGGTAGCCTGGTCGAAACCGTCGAAAAGCAGACCTCATCTTCTGCGGTCGTCGTCCCGCCCTTCGATGATCGTGAAGAGGTGACCGTCGTCTCGATGGCGACGCTGTCCCGGGAAATGACGCGGCCGTTCGTTCGCGATCTGTATTGGCGTCGCCCGGTCTCGGAAGCGCTGGTCGAGTTGGCGATCCCGACGCTCGTGCTGACCGCCGATCAGACCATCACCGCCGCCGCCGAGGCCGCCATCTCGCGGGACGAGCGTTCGCGTTACGACCCGATCGTCGTTCTGGGCAATCGCGACGAGGACGACTACTTCCTGCTCGACGTCCACGTCCTGCTGCGTGGCCAGAGCGACCTGCTCCGCGTGGTCCGCAATGAACTGATCGAGACGAGCCGCATTGCCGGTCAGGCAGAGGTGGCTTCGGGCGTCATCCACAACGTCGGCAACGTGCTCAACAGCATGAACGTCGCCGCCTCGACCGCTTTGGACACACTCGCGACCGGTTCGAATGACCGGGACGGCCCCGACATCTCGACTGACCTGCGACGTCTCGTCGAACTTTTGCAACAGGTCGAAGCCGACGACGCCTGGGCCGACTTCGTCGCGCCCGATGGTCGCGGCCGCCACGTCGGTGCGTACCTCGAAGCCTGCCTCGAAAAGCTCGACTCCGAGCGCAACAGCGTCGTGCAGGAACTCACACAGATCGACTCGGGCATCGCGCACATCCGGCAGATCGTCCAGTCGCAGCAGAGCTTCGTCGATCGTCAGGACGGCGCACGCGGCCTGATGGACCAAGTTGAAGCGTCCGATCTGATCACCCGCACCCTCGCGCTGCACACCCGCGGCGGCGAAGATGCCGGCGGCATTGAAACCGACATCGAATCGGACCTTCCCAGCTTCCACACCGACGGCGGCCGGGTGATCCAGATTCTGGGCAACTTTGTCTCCAACGCGACGTGGGCGGTCTCCGAGGTCGAGCCGCAGAAGCGCTCGATTCGCATCGGAGCGTCGCGATCGAACCTGAACGAGGTGACGCTGTTCGTCCAGGACAACGGGCGAGGCTTTCCGCAGCGCGAGGCCGGGACGCTGTTTCGTCACGGATTTACCACCCGATCAAGTGGGCACGGTTTCGGGCTTCACTCATGTGCCCTGACGGCCGACGAATTGGGAGGAAGCATTCGAGCGATGAGCGGCGGCATTGGTGCCGGTGCCCGCTTCGAGCTTCGGCTCCCGATCGATCCGAATCAATCGACTACCAAGACCTACCGCGTTGCTGCCTGA
- a CDS encoding EAL domain-containing protein — protein MSDRTPSDSRQESRFPLTSPEGLPVDAWRSSTPRRVLVIDDNPAIHSDFKKILVDSPLSAAASDRVADAAKKLFADALQPANKDRRRRSGPRFELAHASGGAEGVEIIRQATEQDQPYELVFVDMRMPPGIDGIETVRQIWEIDHRIQTCICTAYSDRAWGDVLDELGTSDRLLILKKPFDLIEIRQIAVALSEKWRLARRAEQHVDQLELLVRSRTADLQRAQVLDRLTNLPNRRTFQQRLSVAVQQSEQDPDYRFGLVFIDVDRFKLVNESVGEAAGDELLRIVGNRLGEAVRLTDVVGQNKSSGTLVDDDERRPSHTAARIGGDEFVVLLNDLTDDDDAEVVAQRLCDVLSEPYSVGDKPVAMTASLGVTSSVHGYGTAEDALRDADAAMRQVKMSGRGNVAVFSKQMREESRRRARVETDLRGAADRGELRVVYQPIVRAGDGTLAGFEALIRWQHPNDGLLSPAAFIDTAEESGLIGEIGGWMLDEAAGAFAGWLSRDGTGLAPIPATLPSKNDPSTLPVAININLSRRQLLEPDLVERVAEVQKRYNLGGGRLKLEVTESGVMENPDESVQRLRELRNTGVRVVMDDFGTGYSSLSCLHQFPLDCVKLDRSFIRQLGQRDDYAAVIEAIVTLTKAMKIDLVAEGVENLLQWDMLKDLGCDLLQGYLFGKPLDPDIARGLVMLPTGSQIIDGRLATADDFQKPAVSLAA, from the coding sequence ATGAGCGACCGAACCCCGAGCGACTCCCGGCAGGAGAGTCGCTTCCCACTGACATCACCTGAAGGTTTGCCCGTCGACGCGTGGCGATCTTCCACACCGCGTCGTGTGCTGGTGATTGACGACAACCCGGCGATTCACTCGGACTTCAAGAAAATCCTCGTCGATTCTCCGCTCAGTGCAGCGGCGAGCGATCGCGTCGCCGATGCCGCGAAGAAGCTGTTCGCCGATGCGCTCCAGCCCGCCAACAAAGACCGTCGTCGTCGCAGTGGTCCGAGGTTCGAACTCGCCCACGCCTCGGGCGGCGCAGAAGGCGTCGAGATCATTCGGCAAGCGACCGAGCAGGATCAGCCGTACGAGCTGGTCTTCGTCGACATGCGCATGCCGCCCGGTATCGACGGCATCGAGACCGTCCGGCAAATCTGGGAGATCGACCACCGCATCCAGACCTGCATCTGCACGGCATACAGCGATCGCGCGTGGGGCGACGTGCTGGACGAGCTCGGCACGAGCGATCGACTCCTGATCCTCAAGAAGCCGTTCGACCTCATTGAGATTCGCCAGATCGCCGTCGCGCTCAGCGAGAAGTGGCGTCTTGCACGTCGCGCAGAACAACACGTCGACCAGCTCGAGCTGCTCGTTCGCAGCCGCACCGCCGATCTGCAGCGGGCCCAGGTGCTCGATCGCCTGACGAACCTGCCGAACCGACGCACGTTCCAGCAGCGACTCAGCGTGGCCGTTCAGCAGAGCGAACAGGATCCAGATTATCGCTTCGGCCTGGTCTTCATCGACGTCGACCGCTTCAAACTCGTCAACGAATCCGTCGGCGAAGCGGCGGGCGATGAACTGCTCCGCATCGTCGGCAATCGCCTCGGCGAGGCCGTGCGTCTGACAGACGTCGTCGGGCAAAACAAGTCAAGCGGCACACTCGTCGACGACGATGAACGACGCCCGAGCCACACTGCCGCGCGTATCGGTGGCGACGAGTTCGTCGTTCTGCTCAACGACCTTACCGACGACGACGACGCGGAAGTCGTCGCCCAGCGGCTGTGCGACGTGCTTTCGGAGCCGTACAGCGTCGGTGACAAGCCCGTCGCAATGACCGCGAGCCTCGGCGTGACGTCGAGCGTTCACGGCTACGGCACGGCTGAGGACGCCCTACGCGACGCAGACGCCGCAATGCGTCAGGTGAAGATGTCCGGCCGCGGAAACGTCGCCGTCTTCAGCAAGCAGATGCGCGAGGAGTCGCGTCGACGGGCGCGCGTCGAGACCGACCTGCGTGGCGCGGCCGACCGCGGCGAGCTCCGCGTTGTCTACCAGCCGATCGTCCGCGCCGGCGACGGCACGCTCGCCGGCTTCGAAGCCCTGATCCGCTGGCAGCATCCCAACGACGGCCTGCTCTCACCCGCCGCCTTCATCGACACCGCAGAAGAGAGCGGCCTGATCGGCGAGATCGGCGGCTGGATGCTCGACGAGGCGGCCGGCGCATTCGCAGGCTGGCTGTCGCGCGACGGCACCGGTCTGGCACCGATTCCCGCGACGCTGCCGAGCAAGAACGACCCGTCGACGCTGCCCGTCGCGATCAACATCAATCTCAGCCGTCGGCAGCTGCTCGAGCCCGACCTGGTCGAACGCGTCGCCGAAGTCCAGAAGCGCTACAACCTCGGCGGTGGGCGACTGAAGCTCGAAGTGACCGAGAGCGGCGTCATGGAAAACCCGGACGAAAGCGTCCAGCGACTCCGCGAACTCCGCAACACCGGCGTCCGCGTCGTCATGGACGACTTCGGCACCGGCTACAGCAGTCTGTCGTGCCTGCATCAGTTCCCGCTCGACTGCGTCAAGCTCGACCGCTCGTTCATTCGCCAACTCGGCCAGCGCGACGATTACGCCGCCGTCATCGAAGCGATCGTGACGCTCACCAAGGCGATGAAGATCGACCTCGTTGCCGAGGGGGTCGAGAACCTGCTGCAGTGGGACATGCTCAAGGACTTGGGCTGCGACCTTCTGCAGGGCTACCTGTTCGGCAAGCCGCTCGACCCCGACATCGCACGCGGCCTCGTCATGCTGCCGACCGGATCGCAGATCATCGACGGCCGCCTCGCGACAGCTGACGACTTCCAAAAGCCGGCGGTGTCGTTGGCGGCATGA